One segment of Amycolatopsis alba DSM 44262 DNA contains the following:
- a CDS encoding AAA family ATPase: MSAVRRLEAESADELVERETELRLLTRLIGDLEHGHGGSALVLGPAGSGRTALLDQVASLAAERGLQVFTARGSATEAQLPYGLLSQLLAPIPELADVPWLHAALSDGTDVQVLHELLCQRLLESARRCPVLLVVDDLILADEQSEAWLAALQRRRGSDPVLLVAAHSGPQDSDGDDTPLFLGGLPWENRHVVRLRPLSEAAVRRLVHAVPAPRLPVEEVYAATRGNPALLAEVLARSSAGPGAEITAITADARRDTVLDLLSRLPSDLAALVRTIAAIGTLDEAYLRPLAAPLGMPLNRALRVLTDSGLIGTDPAEPMNPQVATWVLAATGADERAGTRRRAAELGHRRAAPEEDVAGLLLGSQPVGEAWALETLHAAALRRREAGDHAEAARYYRRALSEPAPPGTSARLRLELETVEASSCPFTGGLRLARATRVSGDDTVRTRLSAVDLMMQRGARDDALRELAVLSEAAVDERDRTDLVALHWLAEGTGAGAALHGIPALADLDPAALTPTQAAAASWLATTSCRDGRVARRLARRAADPSHEPMTLYSPRLAMAITFTQTDDVLEALSVYEEVIADASAAGAGVPVALGLTGQAWIHLQRGRVQAAEEALAKAAASGPPDGWPSTVSASLSTIAIAAALTRGDLEAAQRAVDAAADGGPVYSTPYLLFMRGLLELDLKRHRRALGLFQECGRRMNAAGWLNPGLVPWRSHVAIAAQALGDEHTASAMIGEEWRLAQNWGTRTAIGRTHLSAGVAVRSEDAVFRLTQAVNALQQSPARVLLVEALLLLAGAQLNRGQTSGVPRLLREAERLATAYQLAWATSRIADLGKRLSDRPRRSFRTASRRWRALSPAATDLVRRVLSNASNAELAEELGVSKRAVELRLTAIYRQLEVTGRAELRELFDALDKEL; the protein is encoded by the coding sequence GTGAGCGCGGTCCGGCGGCTCGAAGCCGAAAGCGCGGACGAACTCGTCGAGCGCGAGACCGAACTGCGCCTGCTCACCCGCCTCATCGGGGATCTCGAACACGGCCACGGCGGTTCCGCGCTCGTGCTCGGCCCGGCGGGCAGCGGGCGGACGGCGCTGCTGGACCAGGTCGCGTCGCTGGCCGCGGAGCGGGGACTGCAGGTGTTCACCGCGCGGGGATCGGCCACCGAGGCACAGTTGCCGTACGGGCTCCTTTCCCAGCTGCTCGCCCCGATCCCGGAGCTCGCGGACGTGCCGTGGCTGCACGCCGCGCTTTCGGACGGCACCGACGTCCAGGTCCTCCACGAACTGCTCTGCCAGCGGCTGCTGGAGTCGGCCCGGCGCTGCCCGGTCCTGCTGGTCGTCGACGATCTGATCCTGGCCGACGAGCAGTCCGAGGCCTGGCTGGCCGCGCTGCAGCGCCGCCGGGGGAGCGACCCCGTGCTGCTCGTCGCCGCTCATTCCGGCCCGCAGGACTCGGACGGGGACGACACTCCGCTGTTCCTCGGCGGTCTTCCCTGGGAGAACCGGCATGTCGTACGGCTGCGCCCGCTGAGCGAGGCGGCGGTGCGGCGGCTGGTGCACGCGGTCCCGGCGCCGCGGCTGCCCGTGGAAGAGGTCTACGCGGCCACGCGGGGCAATCCCGCCCTGCTCGCGGAGGTGCTCGCCCGGTCGTCCGCCGGTCCCGGCGCGGAGATCACCGCGATCACCGCCGACGCGCGCCGGGACACGGTACTCGACCTGCTCTCCCGGCTGCCGTCCGATCTCGCCGCGCTGGTGCGGACGATCGCCGCGATCGGCACCCTCGACGAGGCCTACCTGCGGCCGCTCGCCGCCCCGCTCGGCATGCCGCTGAACCGGGCCCTGCGGGTGCTGACGGACTCCGGCCTGATCGGGACCGATCCCGCCGAGCCGATGAACCCCCAGGTGGCCACCTGGGTGCTGGCCGCGACCGGCGCGGACGAGCGGGCGGGGACCCGCCGCCGGGCCGCCGAGCTCGGGCATCGCCGGGCCGCCCCGGAGGAGGACGTCGCCGGGCTGCTGCTCGGGTCCCAGCCGGTCGGCGAGGCCTGGGCGCTGGAGACACTGCACGCGGCAGCGCTGCGCCGCCGCGAAGCCGGGGACCACGCCGAAGCGGCTAGGTACTACCGGCGGGCGCTCTCCGAACCGGCGCCGCCGGGGACCTCGGCGCGGCTGCGGCTGGAGCTGGAGACGGTCGAGGCGTCGTCGTGCCCGTTCACCGGTGGCCTGAGACTGGCAAGGGCGACCAGGGTTTCCGGCGACGACACTGTCCGAACGCGACTGTCCGCTGTGGACTTGATGATGCAGCGAGGGGCCAGGGACGACGCGTTGCGCGAACTGGCCGTCTTGAGCGAGGCCGCGGTCGACGAACGGGATCGCACGGATCTGGTGGCGTTGCACTGGCTGGCCGAGGGCACCGGCGCCGGTGCCGCCCTGCACGGCATCCCCGCCCTGGCGGACCTCGACCCGGCCGCGCTGACCCCCACGCAGGCGGCCGCCGCGTCCTGGCTGGCGACGACGTCCTGCCGCGACGGGCGGGTGGCCCGCCGTCTCGCCAGGCGCGCCGCCGATCCGTCGCACGAACCCATGACCCTGTATTCGCCGCGGCTGGCGATGGCCATCACCTTCACGCAGACCGACGACGTACTGGAAGCACTTTCGGTCTACGAAGAGGTGATCGCGGACGCGAGCGCCGCCGGGGCGGGCGTGCCGGTGGCGCTCGGCCTCACCGGTCAGGCCTGGATCCATCTGCAACGCGGTCGTGTGCAGGCCGCCGAGGAAGCGCTCGCCAAGGCCGCCGCCTCCGGTCCGCCGGATGGCTGGCCCTCGACGGTCAGCGCGTCGCTGAGCACGATCGCGATCGCGGCGGCGCTCACCCGCGGCGATCTCGAAGCCGCCCAGCGCGCCGTCGACGCGGCCGCCGACGGCGGGCCGGTGTACTCCACGCCGTATCTGCTCTTCATGCGCGGGCTGCTGGAACTGGACCTGAAACGGCATCGGCGGGCACTGGGCCTGTTCCAGGAATGCGGCAGGCGGATGAACGCGGCAGGCTGGCTGAATCCCGGCCTCGTGCCGTGGCGTTCGCACGTCGCCATCGCGGCGCAGGCGCTCGGCGACGAGCACACCGCCTCCGCGATGATCGGCGAGGAATGGCGGCTGGCGCAGAACTGGGGCACGCGTACCGCGATCGGGCGGACTCATCTGAGCGCGGGCGTCGCGGTGCGGTCCGAGGACGCGGTGTTCCGGCTGACGCAGGCGGTCAACGCGCTCCAGCAGTCGCCTGCCAGGGTGCTCCTTGTCGAGGCGCTCCTGCTGCTGGCAGGCGCGCAGCTCAACCGCGGCCAGACCAGCGGCGTGCCGCGTCTGCTGCGCGAAGCCGAACGGCTCGCCACCGCGTACCAGCTCGCCTGGGCGACGTCGCGGATCGCGGACCTCGGGAAACGGCTGTCCGACCGGCCGCGGCGCTCTTTTC
- a CDS encoding AAA family ATPase: MVDANRPGRALAGRDDELRRLAARLSPGAPGEGSVIVVRGQAGIGKSSLLDAALAALTDTVVCRGEGASASRQLLADLRRSGARVPDPDDFATWYEHFADWAGGRSSIVLAVDDVQWCDEPTVRWLSLLARHSTRLPVRMILVRSAADGPDGAAERLADLESWYGTEVLDLGPLPAEAVAALARETVGSEPGEAFVRHCVEQSGGNPLLLREMLDELGKVASGIAPVAGSAAGATLIHSLFAGVPDYARAVATAIAVLGGQDLSLVARLAKVPARTAGTAVELLRSQHILAAEGFSFRHDPVRDGLLDALEPAELGRWRRTAAILLSDAAGSPEEVAEHLLELAELDSWMVDLLRDAASGACDRGAPWDALRYLRPAAAARPSDAGLAVQLAETVALLEPDSGFDLLRRALELQQDPVDRARAAVKLGRAALVARRCGTAVTVLDRVLTVLGGEMDQQLRGHLEGLLCLVGIEDRDSLAKLDTRIQPRKEDGPEAVVDARHLAVCAVVAALDGTRPREAAEWAMRAIRGYTPTTDDSAVSSAVLALLLADEVDVARDELTRAVELVPAQRSEYLAFRGLLGHWCGDLATAAADAGQAYALSRRAEGRTGGVVPRIALATVAAQQGDTSKAMKLLREADSPQLWEHTVMRPWFELVDARVHWAAGDREAALKLFHRCGESLADVGIANPLLAPWWFEAACLLADEGRFEAAAELAAEGTGPASRWGTPRALGMAKLATAVATRGGERIALLEEAAAVLAGSPARLEEALAEFQLGRALVDAGDTAAARTRLRRCVELSLRTGDRFLLRRAQRIAAEAGIPSEVTPLASLSPAERHIARLAGRGVSNRVIAERLFVTVRTIETHLTSVYRKLRITGRAELAVVLGHPEGRTAVLEGVR; the protein is encoded by the coding sequence ATGGTGGATGCCAACAGACCCGGACGCGCGCTGGCCGGACGTGACGACGAGCTGCGCAGGCTCGCCGCTCGGCTGAGCCCCGGTGCGCCCGGTGAAGGCTCCGTCATCGTCGTGCGCGGGCAAGCCGGGATCGGCAAGTCCAGCCTGCTGGACGCCGCGCTGGCCGCTCTCACGGACACCGTCGTCTGCCGGGGTGAAGGTGCCTCGGCCTCCAGGCAGCTGCTCGCGGACCTGCGCCGGTCGGGTGCCCGTGTCCCGGACCCGGACGACTTCGCCACCTGGTACGAGCATTTCGCGGACTGGGCGGGCGGGCGGTCCTCGATCGTGCTCGCCGTCGACGACGTGCAATGGTGTGATGAACCGACGGTTCGCTGGCTGAGTCTCCTCGCCCGGCACTCGACCAGGCTGCCGGTGCGGATGATCCTGGTCCGGTCGGCCGCCGACGGCCCGGACGGCGCGGCGGAACGCCTGGCGGACCTCGAATCCTGGTACGGCACCGAGGTGCTCGACCTCGGCCCGCTGCCCGCGGAAGCGGTCGCGGCGCTCGCGCGCGAGACGGTCGGATCGGAGCCGGGGGAGGCGTTCGTCCGGCACTGCGTCGAGCAGTCCGGCGGGAATCCGCTGCTGCTGCGGGAGATGCTCGACGAACTGGGCAAGGTCGCCTCCGGGATCGCTCCGGTGGCCGGATCCGCGGCGGGAGCGACGCTCATCCATTCCCTGTTCGCCGGTGTCCCGGACTACGCGCGGGCGGTCGCCACCGCCATCGCGGTACTCGGCGGGCAGGACCTGTCACTGGTCGCCAGGCTGGCCAAGGTGCCTGCCCGCACCGCCGGTACCGCCGTCGAACTGCTGCGGAGCCAGCACATCCTCGCCGCGGAAGGGTTTTCCTTCCGGCACGATCCGGTGCGGGACGGCCTGCTCGACGCTCTCGAACCCGCCGAGCTGGGCCGGTGGCGCCGGACCGCGGCGATCCTGCTGAGCGACGCGGCCGGTTCGCCGGAGGAGGTGGCCGAGCACCTGCTCGAACTCGCCGAGCTGGACTCGTGGATGGTCGACCTGCTGCGGGACGCCGCGAGCGGCGCCTGTGACCGGGGCGCGCCCTGGGACGCGCTGCGCTATCTCCGTCCCGCCGCGGCCGCCAGGCCCTCCGACGCGGGCCTGGCGGTTCAACTCGCCGAGACGGTCGCGCTGCTGGAACCGGACAGCGGATTCGACCTCCTGCGCCGCGCGCTCGAACTGCAGCAGGATCCGGTCGACCGGGCGAGGGCCGCGGTGAAACTGGGCCGCGCGGCGCTCGTCGCCCGTCGCTGCGGGACCGCCGTCACCGTGCTGGACCGGGTGCTCACCGTCCTCGGCGGCGAGATGGACCAGCAACTCCGCGGCCACCTCGAAGGGCTGCTGTGCCTGGTGGGCATCGAAGACCGCGACAGCCTGGCGAAACTCGACACCCGGATCCAGCCGAGGAAAGAGGACGGCCCGGAGGCCGTCGTGGACGCCCGGCATCTGGCCGTCTGCGCCGTCGTCGCCGCGCTCGACGGGACCCGGCCGCGCGAGGCCGCCGAATGGGCGATGCGCGCGATCCGCGGCTACACCCCGACCACCGACGATTCGGCCGTCAGCTCCGCCGTGCTGGCCCTGCTGCTGGCCGACGAGGTCGACGTCGCCAGGGACGAACTGACCAGGGCCGTCGAACTCGTCCCGGCACAGCGCAGCGAGTACCTCGCCTTCCGCGGCCTGCTCGGGCATTGGTGCGGGGACCTCGCCACCGCGGCCGCCGACGCGGGACAGGCCTACGCGCTCAGCCGCCGCGCCGAGGGGCGCACCGGCGGTGTCGTGCCGCGGATCGCGCTCGCGACCGTCGCGGCCCAGCAGGGTGACACCTCGAAGGCGATGAAGTTGTTGCGGGAAGCGGATTCCCCGCAATTATGGGAGCACACGGTGATGCGGCCGTGGTTCGAGCTCGTCGACGCGCGGGTGCACTGGGCGGCGGGAGATCGCGAGGCGGCGCTGAAGCTTTTCCATCGCTGCGGGGAGAGCCTCGCCGACGTCGGCATCGCCAACCCGCTGCTGGCGCCGTGGTGGTTCGAGGCGGCCTGCCTGCTGGCCGACGAGGGGCGTTTCGAGGCAGCCGCTGAACTCGCGGCCGAGGGGACCGGACCGGCGTCGCGGTGGGGCACCCCGCGGGCACTCGGGATGGCCAAGCTCGCGACCGCGGTCGCCACACGGGGCGGCGAGCGGATCGCGCTGCTCGAAGAGGCGGCGGCCGTCCTGGCCGGATCGCCCGCCCGCCTGGAGGAGGCACTGGCGGAGTTCCAGCTCGGCCGCGCGCTCGTCGACGCGGGGGACACCGCCGCGGCACGTACTCGCCTGCGCCGCTGTGTCGAGCTGAGCCTGCGGACCGGCGACCGTTTCCTGCTCCGCCGCGCCCAGCGGATCGCGGCCGAGGCGGGCATCCCGAGCGAGGTGACCCCGCTGGCTTCCCTGAGCCCCGCCGAACGGCATATCGCCAGGCTCGCCGGGCGCGGGGTCAGCAACCGGGTCATCGCGGAACGCCTCTTCGTCACCGTCCGGACCATCGAGACGCATCTGACCAGTGTGTACCGGAAGCTGCGGATCACCGGGCGGGCCGAACTGGCGGTGGTGCTGGGCCATCCCGAAGGCCGGACGGCCGTCCTCGAAGGTGTCCGGTGA
- a CDS encoding helix-turn-helix transcriptional regulator, whose translation MAGIRTISPIGKRAFDEGRSARPGIISEFVEVADMPLAALSAGLRLGGGNAAFYRLLGRRPADVLGESFPELVTTGPDHLRDRLNRVAEGWEQRFRGSVTGLGSGGSDRLTIVAGRMSAPGAAILLTMLPEAGPAVARAEQLSSVNDIEAKILQGIASGLSSLEMADKYYLSRQGIDYHVARLQRKFKARNRVELVSRAFATGLLDSTAWPPRVPESRRAS comes from the coding sequence ATGGCCGGCATCCGAACGATTTCCCCGATCGGCAAGCGGGCTTTCGACGAGGGTCGTAGCGCGCGGCCCGGAATCATCAGCGAATTCGTGGAAGTCGCTGACATGCCACTGGCGGCGCTCAGTGCCGGACTGCGGCTCGGCGGCGGTAACGCCGCTTTCTATCGGTTGCTCGGCCGCCGTCCCGCCGACGTGCTCGGCGAATCGTTCCCCGAACTCGTCACCACCGGTCCCGATCATCTGCGCGACCGGCTGAACCGGGTCGCCGAAGGCTGGGAACAGCGGTTCCGCGGCAGTGTCACCGGGCTCGGCTCCGGCGGCTCCGACCGGCTGACCATCGTGGCTGGCCGGATGAGCGCGCCGGGTGCGGCGATCCTGCTGACCATGCTCCCGGAGGCGGGCCCCGCCGTGGCCCGCGCCGAGCAGTTGAGCTCGGTCAACGACATCGAGGCGAAGATCCTCCAGGGCATCGCCAGTGGCCTCTCCAGCCTGGAAATGGCCGACAAGTACTACCTGAGCAGGCAGGGGATCGACTATCACGTCGCCCGCCTGCAGCGGAAGTTCAAGGCGCGCAACCGGGTCGAACTGGTTTCGCGGGCCTTCGCCACCGGCCTGCTGGACTCGACGGCCTGGCCGCCGCGGGTGCCGGAGTCCCGGCGCGCGAGCTGA
- a CDS encoding beta-class carbonic anhydrase has protein sequence MSVTDELLANNADYAARFSGPLPLPPAKHVAVLACMDARINVYGVLGLQEGEAHVIRNAGGVVTEDEIRSLAISQRLLGTREIILIHHTDCGMLTFTDDGFKKSIQEDVGVKPPWAAEAFSDLDEDVRQSIERITNSPFIPEKDSVRGFVFDVATGKLNEVIRR, from the coding sequence ATGTCGGTCACCGACGAACTCCTGGCCAACAACGCCGATTACGCCGCGCGCTTTTCCGGGCCGCTCCCCTTGCCGCCCGCCAAACACGTCGCCGTACTCGCCTGCATGGACGCCCGGATCAACGTCTACGGCGTCCTCGGTCTCCAGGAAGGCGAAGCGCACGTAATCCGCAACGCGGGCGGCGTCGTCACCGAGGACGAAATCCGTTCCCTCGCGATCAGCCAGCGACTGCTCGGCACGCGCGAAATCATCCTCATCCACCACACCGACTGCGGAATGCTGACTTTCACCGACGACGGCTTCAAGAAATCCATCCAGGAGGACGTCGGCGTCAAGCCGCCCTGGGCCGCCGAAGCCTTCAGCGACCTCGACGAGGACGTCCGTCAGTCGATCGAGCGCATCACGAACAGCCCGTTCATCCCGGAGAAGGACTCCGTCCGCGGCTTCGTCTTCGACGTCGCCACCGGGAAGCTGAACGAGGTCATTCGCCGATGA
- a CDS encoding SDR family oxidoreductase, with protein MTASSASFSGAGVVVTGGGGGIGAVLARRFAAEGARVVVGDLNGDAAAEVAKEIGGTAVAGDAASEAGVASLIETARETLGEIDVFCANAGIAPMGGVDAPEEDWARIWDVNVMAHVRASRLLLPAWLERGRGHFISTVSAAGLLTSLGSASYSVTKHGALAFAEWLSATYRHRGLTVQAICPQGVRTAMLENTGPAGELLMGAAAIQPEQVADALFEAIAAERFLVLPHPEVADYYAARATQTDRWLGGMNRLQRKVEQVIGE; from the coding sequence GTGACCGCGTCGTCCGCCTCGTTTTCCGGAGCCGGTGTCGTCGTCACCGGCGGAGGCGGCGGCATCGGTGCCGTCCTCGCCCGCCGCTTCGCCGCGGAAGGAGCGCGTGTCGTCGTCGGTGACCTGAACGGGGACGCCGCGGCCGAAGTCGCGAAGGAGATCGGCGGAACCGCCGTCGCCGGTGACGCCGCGAGCGAAGCGGGTGTCGCGTCGCTGATCGAGACCGCGCGCGAAACCCTCGGCGAGATCGACGTGTTCTGCGCCAACGCCGGGATCGCCCCGATGGGCGGGGTGGACGCGCCCGAGGAGGACTGGGCGCGGATCTGGGACGTCAACGTGATGGCGCACGTGCGCGCGTCGCGGCTGCTGCTGCCGGCGTGGCTCGAACGCGGTCGCGGGCACTTCATCTCGACGGTGTCGGCGGCGGGCCTGCTGACCAGCCTCGGTTCGGCGTCGTACTCGGTGACCAAACACGGTGCGCTCGCCTTCGCGGAATGGCTGTCGGCGACGTACCGGCATCGCGGGCTCACCGTGCAGGCGATCTGCCCGCAGGGCGTGCGGACGGCGATGCTGGAGAACACCGGCCCTGCGGGCGAACTGCTGATGGGCGCGGCGGCCATCCAGCCGGAACAGGTCGCGGACGCGCTGTTCGAGGCCATCGCCGCCGAACGCTTCCTGGTGCTGCCGCATCCCGAGGTCGCGGACTACTACGCCGCGCGGGCCACGCAGACCGACCGCTGGCTCGGCGGGATGAACAGGCTGCAGCGCAAGGTGGAGCAGGTCATCGGCGAATGA
- a CDS encoding SDR family oxidoreductase, whose product MNSFKDRVAIVTGASRGIGLGIAKDLVERGAKVCITARKPEPLAEAVAELGGEAVAIAVPGKADDTAHQDEAVAKTIEAFGRLDMLVNNTGINPVFGPTLDIDPEAAAKIFAVNVLAPLSWTRRARDAWMGEHGGAVVNVASVAGLGASPGIGMYGVSKAALIRLTKELGFELGPKIRVNAVAPAVVKTKFATALYEGREEEVSESYPMKRLGVPADIAGAVSFLLSEEAGWITGQTVVLDGGVTLAGGL is encoded by the coding sequence GTGAACTCGTTCAAGGATCGCGTCGCGATCGTCACCGGCGCCAGCCGGGGTATCGGCCTCGGGATCGCCAAGGACCTGGTCGAGCGCGGCGCGAAGGTGTGCATCACCGCGCGGAAGCCGGAGCCGCTGGCCGAGGCGGTCGCCGAACTGGGCGGTGAGGCGGTCGCGATCGCCGTCCCCGGCAAGGCCGACGACACCGCGCACCAGGACGAGGCCGTCGCCAAGACCATCGAGGCGTTCGGGCGGCTGGACATGCTGGTCAACAACACCGGTATCAACCCGGTGTTCGGGCCGACCCTGGACATCGATCCCGAGGCCGCCGCGAAGATCTTTGCCGTCAACGTGCTCGCGCCGCTTTCGTGGACCCGCCGGGCGCGGGACGCGTGGATGGGGGAGCACGGCGGCGCGGTGGTGAACGTCGCGTCCGTCGCCGGGCTCGGCGCGTCACCGGGGATCGGCATGTACGGCGTCAGCAAGGCCGCGCTGATCCGGCTCACCAAGGAACTCGGCTTCGAGCTGGGCCCGAAGATCCGGGTGAACGCCGTCGCGCCGGCCGTGGTCAAGACCAAGTTCGCGACCGCGCTGTACGAAGGCCGCGAAGAAGAGGTGTCGGAGTCGTACCCGATGAAGCGGCTCGGCGTCCCGGCCGACATCGCGGGCGCGGTGTCGTTCCTGCTTTCGGAGGAAGCCGGCTGGATCACCGGGCAGACGGTCGTCCTCGACGGCGGCGTGACACTGGCGGGTGGCCTGTGA
- a CDS encoding TetR/AcrR family transcriptional regulator produces MTMSLSAELWPDVQPETARRLMLAGVESFARRGYHATTTRDIASAAGMSPAALYVHFPSKAALLFAISKYGHEQTLSLVESVVARETDPVERIRLLVEDFVAWHARRHTVARVVQYELHALPDEEFEIVAKLRRRIEQIVREVIAQGAQAGVFTVGDPHTAARAVLSLGVDVSRWYSDRARQTPKKLGQEYSELVLRMLGTKLS; encoded by the coding sequence ATGACCATGTCGCTGTCGGCCGAACTGTGGCCCGACGTCCAGCCGGAGACGGCACGACGACTGATGCTGGCCGGGGTCGAATCCTTCGCGCGGCGCGGCTACCACGCGACCACCACCCGTGACATCGCCTCGGCGGCGGGGATGAGCCCCGCGGCGCTGTACGTGCACTTCCCGTCCAAGGCCGCACTGCTGTTCGCGATCTCGAAGTACGGCCACGAGCAGACCCTCTCGCTGGTCGAAAGCGTCGTGGCACGCGAGACCGACCCGGTCGAGCGGATCCGGCTGCTGGTCGAGGACTTCGTGGCCTGGCACGCGCGGCGGCACACCGTGGCCCGCGTGGTGCAGTACGAACTGCACGCGCTGCCGGACGAGGAGTTCGAGATCGTCGCGAAACTGCGCCGCCGCATCGAGCAGATCGTGCGCGAGGTCATCGCCCAAGGCGCGCAGGCGGGCGTCTTCACCGTCGGCGACCCGCACACCGCGGCCCGCGCCGTGCTCTCGCTCGGCGTCGACGTCTCCCGCTGGTACAGCGACCGCGCCCGCCAGACACCCAAGAAGCTGGGCCAGGAGTACAGCGAGCTGGTGCTCCGCATGCTCGGCACGAAACTCTCCTGA
- a CDS encoding MFS transporter, with amino-acid sequence MADSAQPAPEPTITVSQRRRAATAAALASTAEWFDYFVFGIAAALVFGKTFFPTTNAATGVLASFATFAVGFLARPLGGIIAGSLGDKRGRKPVLVLAIAVMGVATTLIGVLPTYDTIGIAAPILLVLLRLVQGVAVGAQWGGAMLLATEYAPPGKRGLYGSLVQLGVPIGVVLANTVFLIAAQVAPPSDFLTWAWRIPFLAGVLVLGLAWYLHVKIDETPEYRRAEAKLAAEERVRAKSPLRDVLRDHKGTVLLAGGSFMVNTATFYILLNGVLDYATRHLGMSRTTVLVATLLISTLQLAIIPLSAKLSDRIGRLKIYTFGAAGVALWAIPMFLLIDTASLPLFVVASFVGSLFLGIMYGPQAALFAELFTAEMRYTGASLGYQISAVVGGGLAPFIMVLLLESTGTSMSVSLYIIVLALISLGSIGLLAKRAARSTSDSVDRAREAVGDQP; translated from the coding sequence ATGGCCGACAGCGCACAGCCCGCACCGGAACCCACGATCACCGTGTCCCAGCGCAGGAGGGCCGCAACCGCCGCGGCCCTGGCTTCCACCGCCGAATGGTTCGATTACTTCGTCTTCGGTATCGCGGCGGCCTTGGTCTTCGGGAAGACCTTCTTCCCCACCACCAACGCGGCGACGGGCGTCCTCGCCTCGTTCGCGACCTTCGCGGTCGGCTTCCTCGCCCGGCCGCTCGGCGGGATCATCGCGGGCAGCCTCGGTGACAAACGCGGCCGGAAACCCGTGCTGGTACTGGCGATCGCGGTGATGGGCGTCGCGACCACGCTGATCGGCGTGCTCCCCACCTACGACACGATCGGCATCGCCGCGCCGATCCTGCTGGTGCTGCTGCGGCTCGTGCAGGGGGTCGCGGTCGGCGCCCAATGGGGTGGCGCGATGCTGCTCGCCACCGAATACGCGCCGCCCGGCAAACGCGGTCTCTACGGCAGCCTCGTCCAGCTCGGCGTCCCGATCGGCGTGGTGCTGGCGAATACGGTGTTCCTGATCGCCGCGCAGGTCGCGCCGCCGTCCGACTTCCTCACCTGGGCCTGGCGGATCCCGTTCCTGGCAGGCGTCCTCGTGCTCGGGCTGGCCTGGTACCTGCACGTCAAAATCGACGAGACGCCGGAATACCGCCGCGCGGAAGCGAAACTCGCCGCCGAGGAACGCGTCCGCGCCAAGTCGCCGCTGCGCGACGTCCTGCGCGATCACAAGGGCACGGTGCTGCTGGCAGGTGGTTCGTTCATGGTCAACACCGCCACCTTCTACATCCTGCTCAACGGCGTCCTCGACTACGCCACCCGCCATCTGGGGATGTCACGGACCACCGTGCTCGTCGCGACCCTGCTGATCAGCACGCTGCAGCTGGCGATCATCCCCTTGTCGGCGAAGCTGTCCGACCGGATCGGCAGGCTCAAGATCTACACCTTCGGAGCCGCCGGTGTCGCGCTGTGGGCGATCCCGATGTTCCTGCTGATCGACACGGCTTCGCTGCCGCTGTTCGTGGTCGCCTCGTTCGTCGGGTCGCTTTTCCTCGGCATCATGTACGGTCCGCAGGCGGCGCTGTTCGCCGAATTGTTCACCGCCGAGATGCGCTACACCGGCGCCTCGCTCGGCTATCAGATCAGCGCGGTCGTCGGCGGCGGGCTCGCGCCGTTCATCATGGTGCTGCTGCTGGAATCCACCGGGACCTCGATGTCGGTTTCGCTCTACATCATCGTGCTGGCCCTGATCTCGCTCGGTTCGATCGGCCTGCTGGCCAAACGAGCCGCACGGTCCACTTCGGACTCAGTCGACCGCGCGCGCGAAGCGGTCGGCGACCAGCCTTAG